Proteins from a genomic interval of Nematostella vectensis chromosome 12, jaNemVect1.1, whole genome shotgun sequence:
- the LOC5509601 gene encoding dual specificity protein phosphatase CDC14A, which translates to MHESARELPTSNIKMWDRNVMSSCELVEDRLFFVTVACKPRNSPSFHYFGVDHDWTLDGCKLFDTPYFGPSNLAGIYRFCCLVNTKLHMVPASKKIVMYTTAEDDLESTKKRTRAIFLCGAFAVCQLNMSAEEAYQAMERQFRPNSVMFYCDINGNKSHDLNILDCLKGFEKAISRGFFSFEDFDLNRYEEDEKAFDSNWIVPGKILAMSDPQRRNEVKASRFAKLRKHFRQNGVKTVVRLNRDDNMIKYGLVYDARCFTANGFAHSDQYFEDGGIPTKAIVKRFTRILDHCEGAVAIHCRAGLGRTGTLIACYLIKQYKFSAAEAVGWLRICRPGSVSSLQHCFLEHKQEAIQRGYTEDLTLEDLSETMRKNFNIMALAPRKDEKVA; encoded by the coding sequence ATGCATGAATCGGCTCGAGAATTACCTACAAGTAACATCAAAATGTGGGATCGTAATGTCATGAGTTCCTGTGAATTAGTCGAGGATCGTCTCTTCTTCGTAACTGTGGCTTGTAAGCCGAGAAACAGCCCGTCTTTTCATTATTTTGGTGTTGATCATGACTGGACTCTAGACGGTTGTAAACTGTTCGACACTCCTTATTTCGGCCCATCAAATCTGGCCGGCATTTATCGTTTCTGCTGCCTTGTGAACACTAAGCTGCACATGGTACCAGCCAGTAAGAAGATCGTCATGTATACTACGGCTGAAGATGATTTAGAATCGACGAAGAAGCGAACAAGAGCGATTTTTCTTTGTGGCGCGTTTGCTGTTTGCCAACTAAACATGAGTGCTGAGGAGGCGTATCAGGCGATGGAGAGGCAATTCCGGCCCAACTCAGTCATGTTTTACTGTGACATTAACGGGAATAAATCCCACGATTTGAACATTTTAGACTGTCTTAAAGGATTCGAGAAGGCAATTTCTAGAGGATTTTTTTCATTCGAGGACTTTGATTTGAACAGATACGAGGAGGACGAGAAAGCATTCGATTCAAATTGGATCGTACCCGGAAAAATCCTCGCGATGTCTGATCCGCAGAGGCGAAATGAAGTAAAAGCAAGTCGATTTGCGAAACTCAGGAAGCATTTCAGACAGAATGGAGTAAAAACCGTAGTACGGCTAAACAGAGACGATAATATGATTAAATACGGACTAGTGTACGATGCACGCTGTTTTACAGCAAACGGCTTTGCTCATTCGGACCAGTATTTTGAAGATGGTGGTATCCCGACGAAAGCGATCGTGAAGCGATTTACCCGTATTCTCGATCACTGCGAAGGGGCCGTGGCCATTCATTGTAGGGCAGGGCTTGGCCGGACAGGCACACTGATTGCTTGTTATCTCATCAAGCAATATAAGTTCAGCGCTGCTGAGGCGGTCGGTTGGCTTAGGATATGTCGACCAGGCAGCGTGTCTTCCTTACAACACTGCTTTCTGGAACATAAACAAGAAGCGATCCAGAGAGGGTACACTGAGGACTTAACCCTCGAAGATCTCAGCGAAACCATGAGAAAAAACTTCAACATCATGGCACTAGCCCCGAGAAAGGACGAAAAGGTTGCTTAA